One Natrinema sp. DC36 genomic window, TAGCGTGTCGTGGAGATCCGTGAGGTCGTACCTCTCGGAAACTCGACCGAGTTTACACCCACACCTTGATTCAGTCGTATCGGAGCCCTCGTCGGTCACTGCCGATAAATACTGCTGTGAACATAAAATGGTTTCTGTCCCGGAACGTGGCGGAGTCAGTCTCTTCGGTCAGTGGTATACTTCGTCACCAGCTGTACCCCCTATCATATTCAGACCTATCACTTCGTTACTGACGTGACCGTTCGGTTGCCGTCTTCGGAAGAGCGGTGGTCGTTAATTCGGGCGTTATGGAATCTGTCCGAAAGGGACTGTCGTTTGACCACTGATCGTTACAGGTGTACAGTTGTAATTACTCTCTGTCCGATACCCCCGACACTTGATGGTACCATCCGTTTTCACCGTGGGTATACGCGTGATCCCCTCGTGTGTAGATAAACTGGTTCCACGCGGAAACGAACGGTCTCGGCCACTCATCAGCCGTCTCCGCGCGTGTGTTGCTGAAGTAGTTTGAGTCTGGAGTCGTTTACCATTTTACCATCTTGAATATATGTTCGAACTATTCCGACCTCCACGTTTTCAGTGTCGAATCGGGATCCGTTTCGACGGAATGCAGTCTGAAGACGCGTCGCTTCACCAAGGAGGGACACGAATCGTTGAAATTGTTTTTCTCGGTACGTTTCTGATTACGACGTTCCGTTAGAACGAACAAAATTGCCGAAAACAGCCGTTTACGAGCGGTTTTGCTCGTTACTGGATCAACAGTAGTGGACAGTAGTAACGGTGTTCGCCAATCAGAATTCCCGTCTCGTCGACCCCGATACGATTCGGAGAACGTCAAATTTCGGCTGTAGATCGAACTTATGAACCCGATTTCCGACTCCGCCTGACACCGCACTTCTCGAGTCACAGAGTTGTACTGAAAAACGATAATTCGGAAAGAGGTGGAACTGTCTCTAGTAGACGTTAGAAATAGTTGCTCACGGCACTGTCTAGTTCTGTACCTCCTCGATCGGCGTCTTTCCATCGAGAGCTTGATGCGGTCTCTGATGGTTGTAGTAATGCATAAACTTTTCAAGCCACCCGCGGACGCTCGACCGACTGCCCACCCACGAATTATGGAAGCGGTCGATACGCATTTTGAGGGTGTGAAACCACTTTTCGATGAGGTTTCGGTCGGTATAGTTGATCTGACCGCTCAATCCTAATCGAGCAAGGGCAGTCCGATAGCCGAATTGATCAACGAGAAACTCAACATCCGAGAGATCGTGTTTCTCGGTGAGTCGATGGAGAAACGCAGCCGTCGGATCGGTGCCATGCCGCCCAAATAACGCAACATCGAGAATCAACTTTGTCTCGATGCCTATTGCAGCGTACAACCAAGACCATTCGCCGTTAATCTTGACAGCGGTTTCGTCAACGGCGACCCGCTTCGGCTGCGCCTCAGGCGGGTCGCGTCCGCTGTCAGCTAGCCGATGAACCCAGTTCCAAACCGCTCCGTGAGATCGTTGAACGCCTAATTCCGCTAAAATCGTTGTTGTCTCCCGAAGCGAACAGCCGGTCTGATGGAGGCGGACGGCGAACGCCCTGACGCCCGTCAGTCCGCTCATTCTCCCAAGATTCTTCAAAATCCGGTTCATAGCTCTCGCTGAGCAGGTCTGCGAGCATCTAACCAATTCACTCAACCATCTGCTCACTTCTCAAATTGACTCAACTAGACAGTGCCGGCCGCGGATGTCGAATATTGGGATAAAATTTTGGAAGTGATTAGTCAAATACCGACTGAGCAATATTTGGATTCGGAATCACTGTAGGAGGCAGTCAAACGAAAACAGAGGTCAGTACGCGTGTCTTGTTATCAGCCTCTTCGAAATCGTCTACCTGAATGAAAGAGGAGAGACCGCTGCAAATGCCCCTAAGGGGGCAAGGTAATCTTGCGGCGCGCAGAGCGCGCGCCGCGCTTGCGAAAAATTTGGCCGGCCGATATTGGACGTTACAACGGTGCTACCCCTGGGTAGTGAAGAGTGGTACCTCGATAATCCACCTTGCCGGGTCTGCTTAGGACGGGAGACGAGACCTCAAGCAGCTGTATCTAAGGCCAAGGTCACAAATTACCGCCCCGCCGCTGGTAGGGCAAGCCGAAATAGAGGGTAAAGAGGAAGCACCAATATAAGATGGTTTGGCTCTGTTGAAAACATATTCTTCAGAGCATTTTAGCGTGAAACTAATACTCACTACACGTGCGTATTGATCGCTGTTTAATAGGAAGAACAGATTGAGATTTGACCGAATGTAAGCTAACATAACAAAGCATTTAACCTATCTTTTCGTAGCTGGAATTATGGGGATCACCCGCCGGAAGGCACTCCTGCTTGGAGGCGGTCTTGGAATGTCAACGCTTTCGGGATGTGCTAAACTGCCGTTCGTCGGTCCACAACTGACGTTAACGCTTATGAACTTTGATTCGGAACCACATTCTCTCAATGTTGAGATACTCCGAGCAGAAGGTGGCGAACGAAGCGAGTCAAGAGTTTTTCAAGAAAATTTTAAGCTGCCACCGCTGGAAGAAGATGGTGCCGACAATACGGTACAGGAGTCCGATGTTCTCGAAAGTCGGAAATACGCTGTTCGCGCGAACCTGAGAGAGAATGAATCAGTGCGGGAAAAGTACCTCTTCTATCCCGATTGTACTGGTAATGATGAACCAGATGAAGAACTCTATATTGAGGTTAACAGGGAAGAGGAGGATGAAGAACCCTATATCAAGTTCCAGCAAAATTGGTGTGGAAGTGATTCGTGGTGGTTCTGAGTCCGACTGGAAGGGACGTTAACTATGCTTCCTGTACTTACCGCAGAGGGTGCCAGACCTATCATGTTCGAAGGATTTCAACAGAGCCGATGGTTTCTATATGTCAATTAGGTCTCCAGAATCCTAATCTCTGAAAGATTTAATTATGTGGGTGAAGTATCATCTGTTATGAGTAACGCAAAGGAACTATTCGGCTTAGGTGCATTTGTGGCAGGAACTCTATTTCTATTTTATTATTACACGCGAATTGTGGCTGCAGATTCGATGTCAGAATCTGTTGAAATATTCTCGCGAGCGATACAAACTCTTATCTTTACTTTTGTTCCAACATCTGAGATTGCAGCGCTGATTTCAGTGACTGCTGGATTTATCGGGTCAGCTATTTCCATCAAGTCACTTGGGCCTAAACTGGGTATGATTATTTTCTCATTTGGATTTCTTTACACATCTACAAACCTCATCATTTACTGGTTCACAGTCTCGGTTTAGATCAATCCTCAAGTTTCCCTCCCTGGGGTTGCACGTCGACAAATCCCGTTCCCCGAATATGCACACGAGCTGCGACTCGTCATGTGCATATCTCGAGTCGATCCGTTGTTCGAGCCGTCGTTCGTATCTGGATAGCCGATACGTTCCGACGTTTGGACCGAAATAGGTTGTTCAGTGAGCCAAAAAGCTAGGATTTCGGGGGTCGTGTGTACGAGTACGCGAATCAGGACTGAGACTACGCATATCAACGAGACGCGATCGAAGATACAGCTGACTTCTACAACTGCAACAAGACGAAAGCGGTGGTGAGTGCCTGCGACGACATTCCGAAGTTCGTCCAAGTGTCCCGCCAAGTCCTTGAGCACGACGACCTCACACTCGAGCAACGCCGGGAGATCGCCGAGACGCTGTCGACGCGAGCGGTGACCTTCGAGGCCAGTACCGAGATCGTCACCGAAACCGCGTGAGTGTTTCCCTCAGTACTGGTTGCTGTCTGCGAGTAAGTGTACCGCTTGGGTTCGATGTCTCGAGAAACGCCTGCCAGAGACCGGCGTTAGAGCCCCCACCCTCACGTGGTGTGTCAATTGGGGGAAGCTGCCCGAAATTTGGCACCGATATCACGGAGCCTTCTACTGGACCCTGGAATCAACTAGTGGTGTTTATCGCCCCAGAAGTGGTGAAGGGGCTGATCAGTTGTCCTCTTCGGAGTTATCGATGGCAACGAGAGACATCTACACGACGACGTTTGACGAAAGCGTTCAGACGACTACAACTACCTGTCAGACTGTGGCGGCAGCGTTCGATCGACTGACCGCGAGACGATCTGTGAGGACTGTGGACCTATCCTCGAGGACACCAAACTAGACCGAGGACCAGATTGGGGTCGACATGACGAGCAGGGATCCAAGAGACGGACCGGCGCTCCGCTGACACCGACACGCCACGATCGAGGCCTCTCCACCGAGATCGGGTACAAGCAAGACGGACATGGAAACGCCCTCTCGAACACGAAGCGCCGACAATTGAACCGGTTGCGTCGCGAACAGTCCCGTGCCCAATGGCAGTCGAAAGCCGAACGGAACCTCGCCTACGGTCTCAGTGAAATCCGGCGGATCGTCGCAAGTCTCGGCTTCGCACAGAGTATCCGGGACCAGACATGTTCGCTCTTCCGAACTGCACAGTCTGAACGGCTCTGTCGCGGACGATCGCTCGAGGCCGAAGCCGTCGGGTACATTGTCGGTCGGTATTTCGGGCTGGACACGAGCGGGTCAGCGTTTTACCTCGCTGCATGGGAGGGCGAAGAGTCGGAGGCTATCCTCGACCGACTCGAGCGGATCAGTTCGGCCGCTCAGGAGATTATCGACGCCGTCAACAAGGTGGGAAACAATGAGTGACAGTGAGATTCTGCTCGAGATCGTTAACGCGCTCGAAGAGAAGGGGGCTCTCTCGTGACGAGTATCAACTACAGCAGGTGATCGATGTCGAATCACTCGAGCAACTCGTGGACCCGACGAGTCAACACACTGATCTCGAAGTCAGATTCTCGGTTGGAGAGTTCCGTGTACTGGTTTCACCATCCGATGTGGCTGTGCTGAGGATCTCGTAGAATAGTACTCTCTATCGAATTAGCGTTCAGATCGATTCCCCAGTAACTCATGGAAAGAAAAATACCTATAAGATAGGACTCCAATAGATATTCAAATGACATTACATCTAAGAAACCCCATTATGCAACAAACACTATTGATCGATACAACCGACAGACCACGAAAGCTGGTAATGAAAGGAAATGCCTGAATGTCAGAATTGTGGTTCGCATGTTACTGAACAATATTCTCGTGTGTTCACGCCAGATGGCGTTGATGAACCTCGGGTCTGTCCACAGTGTCCCGATAAGCTTCGAGACGGAGCAGAGATCCGAGATGCGAAATCACAACGTCGGTGATCAAGATTAACAGCTATTTGAGCAATTCAATAGAAGTGGATAGTATTCCCTCGACAAATATGGTCTTCGGTCGGTTTCCACTTTAATACTTCGGCAATACAGTGTTCGAATATACCAATTCTATTCATATAATATCTATAATTCTTACAATTATCGCATTCGGCCCTCGTCATAATAAAACACGTCTGTAAGTCCAAGGTCGAGACCGGATGCCGAATAGACGGTGAGCAGATCGCCGGCTTCGATCTGCGTACTCCCTTTAGGCGTGATCGACGGGTCTTCTCCCTCACGGCCGATTGCGACGATAAGGACATCATCGGGGAGCAGATCCTCGTCTGCTTCCTCGATGAGTGTCTTCCCGTCGATCGGCGCATTCCCGGTGACCTGGCTCTGTTGAATTCCTCACTAGTTAACAAGTTCTATAAGGAATCGGGAGGTACAGAACGCATAGTCGCCGTTGAGTATTCAATCATAAACTCTACGGAACGTCGTAGCACTTCTTCCTATTTTTGATTCAGATTGGACCAATAGCTGAGTGTAGTCAAGGTAAGACCGATTCCGATTGCGAATGCATAGTTCGGATTCCCGAGGGCCAAGGTAACTACGAGATTACAAAGAGTGGCTGTAACCCCAGTAAGAATGGCATATTCGCCGCGAGATAGTCCCCATATCCCACTGTCTAGGCGTCTATATACCTGTCTAATATTGTCCATACGTACTTTCTTTACCGAAGCAAAAAATAATTTTCTATTCAATGACACGTGGTCCAGAGGGGCACTATGTCTCGATCACGTCTCCGAGTAATTGAAAGTCCAGATTCAATTCGCTGTTCTTCCTATCAGGATAGACAGAGTGGTTCTGGAGAAAGAAATTTGCTCATCAGTCTAATAGAGACTATGTGTCTCTCATGACTGTTGTCTCCCGAAGCGAACAACCGGTCTGATGGAGGCGGACGGCGAACGTCCTGACGGGCGTCGCCGTCCGCTCATTCTCCCAAAATTCTTCAAAATCCGGTTCATAGCTCTCGTTGAGCAGGTCTGCGAGCATCTAACCAATTCACTCAACGACCTGCTCACTTCTTAAATTGACTCAACTAGACAGTGCCAATCTGAAGGGGTAGGGGGGACGGTGTACGTGAAACGGGACGGTTTCTCCTCCCCCGAAACGAAAATCGAACGCCTGCCGATCTCGCCGTTCGACGGCAAGTCGACTCGTCGCCGATATTGCACGCTCGTTTGCAACTACGGCGGGATGTCACGCATACGAGCGCCCCGACAACCCGTTTCCGACGTTAGCGCCGGATGATCGATCGAAATCGACGGATCGAAGAACGACGATCGCCGTTCCGCTCCCCGCCACGGGGATCGCCATGATTATTTTTCTTGCCATCGCAGGAGGAGATATGGATGTCTATGGTATCATCGGAAACCCCGTCGAACACTCACTGTCACCACCGATGCACGAAGCCGCCTTTCGCGAGCACGGAATCGATGCCAAGTACGTCACCTTCGAGGCCGATCCCGATCGGATCGAGGAGGCGTTCCGTGGCGCGGATGCGCTCGGGATCGACGGTCTGACTGTCACGCTGCCGTTCAAACACGACGCCTTCGAGTTCGCCGAGCCGGACGAGCAGATCCGACGGGTCGGGGCGGTCAACACGATCGACTTCACTGAGAACGGGCCCGTGGGATACAACACCGACATGACCGGGACGCTCCGCGCCTTCGAGCATCACGACGTGAACCTGAAAGACACTCGTGCGGTCGTCGTCGGTGCTGGCGGTGCTGCCCGGGCGCTAGCCTTCGGCTTCGAGGACGCGGGCGCCGACGTACAGATCGCCAACCGGACGGCGTCCAAGGCTCACGACCTCGCCGACGAGGTCCCGGGTGCGACCGGTCACGGACTCGAGGACCTTTCCGACCTGATGGCCGACGCCGACGTCGTCGCCAACGCGACCAGCGTCGGGCTGGAGTCCGACGAATCGGTCGCGCCGGCCGACGCCTGGCACAGGGACCTCGTGGCCTTCGACGCGGTATACAAGCCGCTCGAGACGCGGTTCTTGACGGATGCGGCGGCCGCTGGCGCCCAGACGATCGACGGCGCCTGGATGCTGCTGTTCCAGGGCGTCGGCGCCTTCGAGACGTGGACGGGCGAGGACGCACCAGTCGAGACGATGAACGGGGCGCTGCGCAGTCACCTGTAACTCACGCTCGGCGACGACTGCGAACTGCGAGTTGACCGTTCGAGCGCACCTATTTCGTTTCTTTCGCTGGTCGCCGTGAGGCGTGGCCCGTCGATGGACGGCGAATCGAGGCCATCGGTTCGGGCGCGTCAGCGACCGATTCGGCGTCGATAGCGGGCAGAGGTAAGTCCCCGACCTGATCAGACGTCAGCGTCCGACTCGAGGACCCGCTTGCCGGCGATCAGGAACCAGCCCTGGCCGTAGAGGTTGATCGCCTGCGGAGCCTCCGGACCGCCGGGCATCGCCGCATTGCGCTGGACCGCACCGTCGGGGGTCACGACCGTCTTGGCCGCACCGATCGCGTCTTCGGCCACCTCGCGGTATTCCTCGTCGAGTAGGCCCCGATCGACGGCCTCGGTGAAGGCGTAGGCGTACTGGAGGGTTCCCGACGTCTCCAAATACATCGTGTCGTCGTCGATGAGGTGGTGCCAGAAGCCGCTGGCGTCCTGGTACTCGGCCATGCTCAGGAGGTGGTCACGGACGAGCTCCTCGAGGCGATCGCGCTCGGGGTGGTCTTCGGCCACGTAGTCTAACGTGTCGAGGACGCCCGTGGCGAACCAGCCGTTGCCGCGCAGCCAGAGCGAGCCGTCGGGATAGTTGTTGGGATGCTCGCGCCAGATGTGCCGGTAGAGGTCGGTGTGCGGATCGCGGAGATGTTTCGCGTGGACCAGGATCTGGTCGACGGCTTCGTCGATCGCTTCGGGCGTGTCCGTGAGCTGGCCGTAGCGGGCCATGAACGGACACATCATGTAGATGGCGTCGATCCACAGTTCGATGTCGTCCATGTGGTGAGTAATCCCCCCGTCCACGCTTCGAGGCGCGTCCTCGTGGAGGTACTCGAACTGTCGTCGGCAGGCGTCGAGGTAGGAGTCGGGACCGCCGTTTTCGTAGACCTCGAGGGCGAGGATGGCGACAGCTCCAGCGTCCGGAATGGGACGGAAGATACGGTGTTCGTCCCACTCCGGTACGACGTCGATCGATCCGTAGGCCATCAACCCGTCGCTCGACTGCGATCGGACGGCCCAGTCGATATACCGTTCGGCGATCTCGGTGTGTTCGTCGTCGTCCGTCGCCAGCAGGCCGCGGAGCGCCATCGGCCGTTCACCCTGAATGAAGTCCTCGAAATCGAGGTCGAACGTGTACTCGGCGACGGTCGGGAGCAGTTCTTCTAACGGACGTTCCATGGGCATATGCGGATATGTGACGGATTATCACTTAAGGTTATAGATGTCGATCCGGTCAACGACTATCGAATCGACCTATCGTGTGTTCGATCGGTTCGTTGAGGGTCTCTCCAATCACGATGATTGGCAGAGGGAAATCCGATGTAGTCCATCGCGATGTGAACTCACGTTCGGGAGCCGGGAATCCTGGACGATAACGGATCTTGACGCCGAAATAGCAGCTATTGACGTCGTGAATTGATAGAATTGGACAGTAATCACTCCTGGGAGATGCGCGTATTGACCCACGCTACGACGTTTATTACATACGTACATCCGTAATGTTCGTGAGACGGGAACCGATCTCACTCGCCGGTCTCGAGGACGTGACGAGGTGGATCATCGGCGATCCCACCTCACGCACGCCGGCGAGTGGTTGACCGTAGATCGGTCGGTCGGCTCAGGCCCGTACGGCTGCTCGAGCCCATTTTTGAGCCAGACCTATCTAAACCCCGAACAGTACTCAAAAAGCGAGATCTCAGAAGGGAAAGCATAGCGAGCGATAGCGACTGTCGCGTCGTTTCCTCACGACCTACGGACCTCGAGCCGAATCGAATACGACCGACCGCTATTTCAGTTTCGTGCTGACTCGACAGTGTCGACCATTCGGCGCGCGTTCTCGGTGATCGTTGCGTAGTCCTCGTTCGCGACGGCGTCGTCCTCAACGATCGCGCTGCCGGCGCCGACGGCGACGGCTCCAGCCTCGATGTACGCCGCCGCGTTCGACGGACCGACGCCGCCGGTCGGGACGAGCGGGATCTGCGAGAGCGGGCCACCGATTGCGGCGACGTGTTCCGGCCCGCCAGTTTTCGCCGGAAACACCTTCACGAAGTCGGCGCCCGCTTCGTAGGCTCGCAGTGCTTCGGTCGGCGTGAACGCGCCCGACGCGATAGGCGTCCCGTAGCGGTTGCTCACCTCGATGACGTCGGTGTCGACGGTCGGCGTCACCAGAAACTCCGCACCAGCCAACTGCACGGCCCGCGCCGTTTCCGCGTCCAGGACGGTCCCTGCGCCGACGAGGACGTCGTCGAACCGACTCGAGAGCGTCTCGATCGTTTCCAGGACGTTCTCTGTATCCGCCGTCACCTCGAGCGCCGTGACGCCGCCGTCGGCGACTGCCGAAGCGACGTCTATCGCAACGTCCGGCTCGACGCCTCGAAGGATTCCGATTACACCGCCGTCCACGATCTGCTCGATCTTTTGAACACTCATACGGAGTGCCAACGGAGGATGCCTACTAAATTACACTGATATTGATCGGTCCACGGTACGGACAGTTACCTGTCGATCGCGGCACCTCCATTGGCGATGACTGTCTCGACCTCGTCTTCAGTGATCACCGCCAGATCGCCTTTGACCGTCCGTTTCAGCGCTGCCGTCGCCGCCGCCCATGTCAACGCGTCCCCGACGGACGCATTGCGGACGTACCGCGAGAGGAACGCGCCGACGAACGCGTCGCCGGTCCCGATTGGGTCGAGCGTCTCGGTGTCGAACGCGGGCTGACTCACGCTCTCGTCGGCGGTGCTCGCGACTGCGCCGTCCGACCCCCGTGTTACGACGACTATCTCACAGTCGAACCGCGTGCGGAGTCCGTCGGCGATCGCTTCGCCCGTCCCGTCGACCTCGAGTATCGACCGGGCGTCGCGCTCGGGGGCGAACAGCAGATCGACCTTCGGGAGGAGCTCCTCGTACGCCGACCGCGCTGTCGATCGCGACCAGAGTTTACTCCGATAGTTGAGGTCGAAGGCGGTCGTGGTGTCGATGTCCAGCAGTTCGCCGGTTGTGTCGGACAGCGTTTCGGACAGCGCCGGCGTGATACCCGTGGTGAAGAATACGTCCGACGATCGAATCGCGTCGATCGGCACGTCGTCCGGTTCCGCCGTCGTTATCGCCGCGTCGTGCCGGTCGTAAATGACGTTCGTTCCGCGCGGTTCTCCGCCCTCTTCGATGTAGTACGCTCCCTGTCTCCCCTCGTCGCTCCAGACGACCGCCGGCGTAACGCCGTGCGACCGTACTTCGGTGGTCACGCGCCGACCGAGCGACGTCTCCGGAAGTTTCGATATCCAGACCGCGTCGGCGCCGAGCCGACTCGCCGCGATCGCGACGTTGCTCTCGGCGCCCGCCGTCCGGAAGTCGAGCGACTCCGCCGTTTCCAGTCGCTCTCCGCGTTCCGGCGACAGGCGGAGCATCGTCTCACCGAACGTCGTGATATCGGTCGTCGTCTCATCGGTGGAATCCGTCATACTTGTCAGTTGCCAGTTCCCGGCGACGGACATAACTTTGGGGATTCCCGCCGGAACGCCGGGAACCTGTCGGGGTCACCTGCGAGGGCGTGGGTACACCGCGTATCGCGATAGAAACCGATCCGATTCGGCAGCGCCGACGAATGCGAGTGGAGCGGACACCGCCGGAAGAATTGCGTTCCCACTCTCGATAATCCGCAAGAACGATACTCCGTCGACGAGACCGGGTCCCGCGCCGCCGTGTGGACGTGTCCGGCCTGCAGTCGTCCGAGGTCGTACAGCCCGTTGCCGCCGGCGTCGACGTCGGCGTCCCACTCGTACCACGGCTGGTTGCCCGTAGTCGGTCCGTCGCCGGATCCCCGCCGCCCGCTCGCCGTCCCCGAGAGCGCGCCGAGTCCGGTCGCGCCGAGCACCGCCACGCGCCGCGTCGGCCCATCGAGAGCGGTGTGGTATCGGCCGTGTCCGTCTTCGCGGTTCGGTTCGTGTGACCGGGCTCCGTCGACCCGACCTGGTTGCTATCATTTCCCATGTTAACTCCTGACGTAATTTCGCAACAGCGTATTCCGCAATACACCATCATATAATTGTTTGTATATGAATTACAATTATATATGATTATTAATA contains:
- the aroE gene encoding shikimate dehydrogenase, which translates into the protein MDVYGIIGNPVEHSLSPPMHEAAFREHGIDAKYVTFEADPDRIEEAFRGADALGIDGLTVTLPFKHDAFEFAEPDEQIRRVGAVNTIDFTENGPVGYNTDMTGTLRAFEHHDVNLKDTRAVVVGAGGAARALAFGFEDAGADVQIANRTASKAHDLADEVPGATGHGLEDLSDLMADADVVANATSVGLESDESVAPADAWHRDLVAFDAVYKPLETRFLTDAAAAGAQTIDGAWMLLFQGVGAFETWTGEDAPVETMNGALRSHL
- a CDS encoding glycoside hydrolase family 88 protein, with the protein product MPMERPLEELLPTVAEYTFDLDFEDFIQGERPMALRGLLATDDDEHTEIAERYIDWAVRSQSSDGLMAYGSIDVVPEWDEHRIFRPIPDAGAVAILALEVYENGGPDSYLDACRRQFEYLHEDAPRSVDGGITHHMDDIELWIDAIYMMCPFMARYGQLTDTPEAIDEAVDQILVHAKHLRDPHTDLYRHIWREHPNNYPDGSLWLRGNGWFATGVLDTLDYVAEDHPERDRLEELVRDHLLSMAEYQDASGFWHHLIDDDTMYLETSGTLQYAYAFTEAVDRGLLDEEYREVAEDAIGAAKTVVTPDGAVQRNAAMPGGPEAPQAINLYGQGWFLIAGKRVLESDADV
- a CDS encoding bifunctional 4-hydroxy-2-oxoglutarate aldolase/2-dehydro-3-deoxy-phosphogluconate aldolase, which codes for MSVQKIEQIVDGGVIGILRGVEPDVAIDVASAVADGGVTALEVTADTENVLETIETLSSRFDDVLVGAGTVLDAETARAVQLAGAEFLVTPTVDTDVIEVSNRYGTPIASGAFTPTEALRAYEAGADFVKVFPAKTGGPEHVAAIGGPLSQIPLVPTGGVGPSNAAAYIEAGAVAVGAGSAIVEDDAVANEDYATITENARRMVDTVESARN
- the kdgK1 gene encoding bifunctional 2-dehydro-3-deoxygluconokinase/2-dehydro-3-deoxygalactonokinase gives rise to the protein MTDSTDETTTDITTFGETMLRLSPERGERLETAESLDFRTAGAESNVAIAASRLGADAVWISKLPETSLGRRVTTEVRSHGVTPAVVWSDEGRQGAYYIEEGGEPRGTNVIYDRHDAAITTAEPDDVPIDAIRSSDVFFTTGITPALSETLSDTTGELLDIDTTTAFDLNYRSKLWSRSTARSAYEELLPKVDLLFAPERDARSILEVDGTGEAIADGLRTRFDCEIVVVTRGSDGAVASTADESVSQPAFDTETLDPIGTGDAFVGAFLSRYVRNASVGDALTWAAATAALKRTVKGDLAVITEDEVETVIANGGAAIDR